In one window of Candidatus Krumholzibacteriota bacterium DNA:
- a CDS encoding FAD-dependent oxidoreductase, producing the protein MNLRDVISPFYAWKRALEKPFTIRRPVEDRPGSPRYRGFHVNDVDRCIGCGTCEAICQNEAIDMVFVPGADPATGAAAGDSGLRPRVDYGRCCWCALCVDVCPTGCLGMASEYNWITLDGDDWRYVPGVETKPWDGDGRGYRRGGEAWLLDPARTAMPMLEPAARSRTFDEMTLGYDDDLARAEAMRCIECGLCVEACPTHMDVPQYIRAIRENRLDDALELLYDTNPFSESCGRVCTARCEEACALGREGEPIAIRWLKRHITDSTLARRNEVIAPSRTRADTGKRVAVVGGGPSGLTAAFYLRQFGHAVTVFEMNGQLGGMLRYGIPAYRLPDEVLDREIGVILDAGVETELGVRVGGDTGLADLRRRFDAVYVAIGAWEGSRMPIDGLDEAGVLIGIEFLDRIAGGERPDLGRSVAVVGGGNTAMDCCRSAVRLGAGEVRILYRRTEREMPAAREEIEEAREEGVVMDFLVTPVGIARRGGRLAITCLRMELGEPDASGRRRPVPIEKSEFVVEADTCIMAIGQQVVGRMAEEAGVAVTRWNTVETDPDTLQTDVAGIFAGGDGRTGPDDAIAAVADGKRAAWRIHRYLMKGTP; encoded by the coding sequence ATGAACCTGAGAGACGTCATATCGCCCTTCTACGCCTGGAAGCGGGCGCTCGAGAAGCCCTTCACGATCCGCCGCCCCGTCGAGGACCGCCCCGGCTCGCCGCGCTACCGCGGCTTCCACGTGAACGACGTCGACCGCTGCATCGGCTGCGGCACCTGCGAGGCGATCTGCCAGAACGAGGCGATCGACATGGTCTTTGTTCCCGGGGCCGACCCGGCCACGGGCGCCGCCGCCGGCGACAGCGGTTTGCGCCCCCGCGTCGACTACGGACGCTGCTGCTGGTGCGCCCTCTGCGTCGACGTCTGCCCGACCGGCTGCCTCGGGATGGCGAGCGAGTACAACTGGATCACGCTCGACGGCGACGACTGGCGGTACGTGCCGGGCGTCGAGACGAAGCCGTGGGACGGCGACGGCCGCGGCTACCGCCGCGGCGGGGAGGCGTGGCTGCTCGACCCGGCGCGGACGGCGATGCCGATGCTCGAGCCGGCCGCCCGGAGCCGGACCTTCGACGAGATGACACTCGGCTACGACGACGATCTCGCCCGGGCCGAGGCGATGCGGTGCATCGAGTGCGGCCTCTGCGTCGAGGCCTGCCCCACGCACATGGACGTGCCGCAGTACATCCGCGCGATCCGGGAAAACCGTCTCGACGACGCCCTCGAGCTCCTCTACGACACCAATCCCTTCTCCGAGTCCTGCGGCCGCGTCTGCACGGCGCGGTGCGAGGAGGCCTGCGCCCTCGGCCGCGAGGGCGAGCCGATCGCGATCCGCTGGCTGAAGCGCCACATCACCGATTCCACGCTCGCGCGCCGCAACGAGGTCATCGCCCCCTCGCGCACGCGCGCCGACACGGGAAAGCGCGTCGCGGTCGTCGGCGGGGGGCCCTCCGGGCTCACCGCGGCCTTCTACCTCCGCCAGTTCGGGCACGCCGTGACCGTCTTCGAGATGAACGGGCAGCTCGGCGGGATGCTGCGCTACGGGATCCCCGCCTACCGGCTCCCCGACGAGGTGCTCGACCGCGAGATCGGCGTGATCCTCGACGCCGGCGTCGAGACCGAGCTCGGCGTGCGCGTCGGCGGCGACACGGGGCTCGCCGACCTGCGCAGGCGGTTCGACGCCGTCTACGTCGCCATCGGCGCCTGGGAGGGCAGCCGCATGCCGATCGACGGGCTCGACGAGGCCGGCGTCCTCATCGGGATCGAGTTCCTCGATCGCATCGCCGGCGGCGAGCGCCCCGACCTCGGCCGCTCGGTGGCCGTCGTCGGCGGCGGCAACACGGCGATGGACTGCTGCCGGTCGGCCGTGCGGCTCGGCGCCGGCGAGGTGCGGATCCTCTACCGCCGGACCGAGCGGGAGATGCCGGCCGCCCGCGAGGAGATCGAGGAGGCGCGCGAGGAGGGCGTCGTCATGGACTTCCTCGTCACGCCCGTCGGCATCGCGCGCCGCGGCGGCCGCCTCGCGATCACCTGCCTCCGGATGGAGCTCGGCGAGCCCGACGCGAGCGGACGCCGCCGCCCCGTGCCGATCGAGAAATCGGAGTTCGTCGTCGAGGCCGACACCTGCATCATGGCGATCGGCCAGCAGGTCGTCGGCCGGATGGCCGAGGAGGCGGGCGTCGCCGTGACGCGCTGGAACACCGTGGAGACCGATCCCGACACCCTCCAGACCGACGTGGCGGGGATCTTCGCCGGCGGGGACGGCCGGACCGGCCCCGACGACGCCATCGCCGCCGTCGCCGACGGCAAGCGAGCCGCCTGGCGCATCCATCGATACCTGATGAAAGGAACGCCATGA
- a CDS encoding ferritin family protein, translating to MSRDAKQPRFDTIDAVFDFAVEKEEEAAAFYREWADRVAHEAIRRVFAEFAGEEEKHRAKLVAAREGASTIHEGGRVPDLRLADHFVDVEPHPDMSYGDALRVAIAREKAAHDMYLDLAAAWSSTRFAGLFADLAEEEAGHKLKLETIYDDTFLKEG from the coding sequence ATGAGCCGGGATGCGAAACAGCCGCGTTTCGACACGATCGACGCGGTCTTCGACTTCGCCGTGGAGAAAGAGGAAGAGGCCGCCGCGTTCTACCGCGAGTGGGCCGACCGGGTCGCCCACGAGGCGATCCGGCGCGTCTTCGCCGAGTTCGCCGGCGAGGAGGAGAAGCACCGCGCGAAGCTCGTCGCCGCCCGCGAGGGCGCGTCGACGATCCACGAGGGCGGGCGCGTCCCCGACCTCAGGCTCGCCGACCACTTCGTCGACGTCGAGCCGCACCCCGACATGAGCTACGGGGACGCGCTCCGCGTTGCGATCGCCCGCGAGAAGGCCGCTCACGACATGTACCTCGACCTCGCCGCCGCCTGGTCGTCGACCCGGTTCGCCGGCCTCTTCGCCGACCTCGCCGAGGAGGAGGCCGGGCACAAGCTGAAGCTCGAGACGATCTACGACGACACCTTCCTGAAGGAAGGCTGA
- a CDS encoding sigma-70 family RNA polymerase sigma factor — translation MDETAPRIDIDEAAGRFRRGDEEAFREIVETMTRPLAAAAWRYAQDWDTARDLCQETWIRVWETIDRYDPGRSFAAWLFTIHRNNCLSWLRRASTRREVATDRPLRIVREHEGPDRRCERGEFVRRVLGAARTLPDRQREVFLAVDVEQRPRVEVETMLGMSEATLRTTLHNARKRVARLLGATEDRS, via the coding sequence ATGGACGAAACGGCTCCACGTATCGATATCGACGAGGCCGCCGGCAGGTTCCGGCGGGGCGACGAGGAGGCATTCCGCGAGATCGTCGAGACGATGACGCGCCCCCTCGCCGCCGCCGCGTGGCGGTACGCGCAGGACTGGGACACGGCGCGCGACCTCTGCCAGGAGACGTGGATCAGGGTCTGGGAGACGATCGATCGCTACGACCCGGGCCGGTCCTTCGCCGCGTGGCTCTTCACCATACACCGGAACAACTGCCTGAGCTGGCTCCGGCGCGCCTCGACGCGGCGCGAGGTCGCCACGGACCGGCCGCTGCGGATCGTCCGCGAACACGAGGGGCCCGACCGGCGCTGCGAGCGGGGCGAGTTCGTCCGGCGCGTCCTCGGCGCCGCCCGGACCCTCCCCGACCGGCAGCGGGAGGTCTTTCTCGCCGTCGACGTCGAGCAGCGCCCCCGCGTCGAGGTGGAAACGATGCTCGGCATGAGCGAGGCGACGCTCCGGACGACCCTGCACAACGCGAGGAAACGAGTCGCGCGCCTTCTCGGCGCGACGGAGGACCGATCATGA
- a CDS encoding efflux RND transporter periplasmic adaptor subunit — protein MKRNVSLIAFVLLLTALASAQWGCSRSNSTTTDKGKNKLVVPVEIGAVISGDIAAYFTGTATVEAEQETEVVAKVGGVVERILVEEGDYVQAGQVIAKLDEEKIAVQLEQAQANLARLENSYRRNEDLHAKQLVSTEVFQQAKYDYEQQKAAFDLARLDLKYTDIRTPIAGVVAERLVKVGNMILPNQPVYRVTGLDPLIAVLHVPEKQISRLRVGQESRLQIDALPGADFTGRIKRLSPVVDPGTGTVKVTVEMRDPSRRLRPGMFARVKIIYDVHENTVLAPKDAIMAEDRESAVFVVQDSIAVRRFVTIGYENTTHVEILEGLLPGDTLVTTGKSSLKDSSTVDIVSRRGAKR, from the coding sequence ATGAAACGGAACGTGAGCCTCATTGCCTTCGTTCTGCTGCTGACCGCGCTCGCATCGGCGCAATGGGGCTGCAGCAGGTCGAACTCGACCACGACCGACAAGGGAAAAAACAAGCTCGTCGTGCCCGTCGAGATCGGCGCCGTCATCTCGGGTGACATCGCGGCCTATTTCACCGGCACGGCCACGGTCGAGGCCGAGCAGGAGACCGAGGTCGTCGCCAAGGTCGGCGGCGTCGTCGAGCGGATCCTCGTGGAGGAGGGGGACTACGTGCAGGCCGGGCAGGTCATCGCGAAGCTCGACGAGGAGAAGATCGCCGTCCAGCTCGAACAGGCGCAGGCAAATCTCGCCCGCCTGGAGAACAGTTACCGCCGGAACGAGGACCTGCACGCGAAACAGCTCGTCTCGACCGAGGTCTTCCAGCAGGCCAAGTACGATTACGAGCAGCAGAAGGCGGCCTTCGACCTGGCCAGGCTCGACCTGAAGTACACCGACATCCGCACGCCGATCGCCGGCGTCGTCGCCGAGCGGCTCGTCAAGGTCGGCAACATGATCCTCCCCAACCAGCCGGTCTACCGTGTCACCGGGCTCGATCCCCTGATCGCCGTGCTGCACGTGCCCGAGAAGCAGATCTCGCGGCTGCGGGTCGGCCAGGAGTCGCGCCTGCAGATCGACGCCCTGCCCGGGGCGGACTTCACCGGACGCATCAAGCGGCTCAGCCCCGTCGTCGATCCGGGCACGGGGACGGTCAAGGTGACGGTCGAGATGCGCGACCCGTCGCGCCGGCTCCGGCCCGGGATGTTCGCCCGCGTCAAGATCATCTACGACGTGCACGAGAACACCGTTCTCGCCCCGAAGGACGCCATCATGGCCGAGGACCGCGAATCCGCCGTCTTCGTCGTGCAGGACAGCATCGCCGTGAGGCGCTTCGTGACGATCGGCTACGAGAACACGACGCACGTCGAGATCCTCGAGGGGCTGTTGCCGGGCGACACGCTCGTGACCACCGGCAAGAGCAGCCTCAAGGACAGCTCGACGGTCGATATCGTGAGCCGGCGGGGGGCGAAGCGGTAA
- a CDS encoding NADH-quinone oxidoreductase subunit C, with protein MEDTLRTLVERFDATGVDRRRDRLAFAIVPPDRLVDAVTWLRDLAGYRHLVLLTAVDRIEEGIFRLLYLLRAPEERADIGLHVDVPREGASMESIHHLWAAARVYQRELREMFGIDFPGSPEVDVSMILEGWDGPPPMRRDFDTRKYSEETFYPREGRETRDPAAHAAVTRYPADEQVKDEIRRVARENRTRGE; from the coding sequence ATGGAAGACACGCTGCGCACACTCGTGGAACGCTTCGACGCGACCGGCGTCGACCGCCGACGCGACCGGCTCGCCTTCGCGATCGTGCCGCCGGACCGTCTCGTCGACGCGGTCACGTGGCTGCGCGACCTGGCCGGCTATCGCCACCTCGTCCTTCTCACCGCCGTGGACCGGATCGAGGAGGGGATCTTCCGTCTCCTCTACCTGCTCCGCGCCCCGGAGGAACGGGCCGACATCGGGCTCCACGTCGATGTGCCCCGCGAGGGGGCGTCGATGGAGAGCATCCACCATCTCTGGGCGGCGGCGCGGGTCTACCAGCGCGAGTTGCGGGAGATGTTCGGGATCGATTTCCCGGGCAGCCCGGAGGTGGACGTCTCCATGATCCTCGAGGGATGGGACGGCCCGCCGCCGATGCGGCGGGATTTCGACACGAGAAAATACAGCGAGGAGACTTTCTACCCGCGGGAGGGGCGCGAGACGCGCGATCCGGCCGCACACGCGGCCGTCACCCGTTACCCCGCGGACGAGCAGGTGAAGGATGAGATACGACGAGTCGCCAGGGAAAACCGGACGCGCGGCGAATAG
- a CDS encoding NADH-quinone oxidoreductase subunit D, protein MRYDESPGKTGRAANSPGPAPDPGAPPRAAVSRPPDPWPPVRGERPALDLDSGRYLKIWQGPQHPGSTGNMALELTLEGDVVVDCRTHVGYLHRGFEKLMERRRFIQCFPIVCRICVPEPDFNEYLFAAATEELAGIAIPERARWIRALTLELTRIASLTMGLGGQAGAFGLGTVGQWAVAHRDFVLDLFEELSGHRIYHMYIIPGGVRDDLPEGFAGRIEDVLGKIETLVGDIERVMFANAVFKARARGLGRIPPEWIEFFGVTGTTARAAGVRRDVRRDAPYLVYDELAFEPIVGTRSDVYERSLLRKEEILLAVRLVREILARMPRGPVRERLPNPLHWRIPAGETYVRAESGRGEYGYYLVADGTAYPRRVCVRGASYTHAMALLEELAVGVSVADVAGLMASLQTCPPEIER, encoded by the coding sequence ATGAGATACGACGAGTCGCCAGGGAAAACCGGACGCGCGGCGAATAGCCCGGGGCCGGCGCCCGATCCGGGCGCGCCGCCGAGGGCAGCCGTTTCCCGCCCCCCCGATCCGTGGCCTCCCGTCCGGGGAGAGCGCCCGGCGCTCGACCTCGACAGCGGCCGCTACCTGAAGATCTGGCAGGGGCCGCAGCACCCGGGGAGCACGGGCAACATGGCCCTCGAGCTGACGCTCGAGGGGGACGTCGTCGTGGACTGCCGCACGCACGTCGGCTACCTGCACCGGGGCTTCGAGAAGCTGATGGAGCGGCGGCGCTTCATCCAGTGCTTCCCGATCGTCTGCCGCATCTGCGTGCCGGAGCCCGATTTCAACGAGTACCTCTTCGCCGCGGCGACCGAGGAGCTGGCCGGGATCGCGATCCCCGAGCGCGCCCGCTGGATCCGGGCCCTCACCCTCGAGCTCACACGGATCGCCTCGCTCACGATGGGGCTCGGCGGCCAGGCGGGGGCCTTCGGCCTCGGCACGGTCGGGCAGTGGGCCGTCGCCCACCGCGATTTCGTCCTCGACCTCTTCGAGGAGCTGAGCGGCCACCGCATCTACCACATGTACATCATCCCCGGCGGCGTCCGCGACGACCTCCCCGAGGGATTCGCCGGCCGGATCGAGGACGTCCTGGGGAAGATCGAGACGCTCGTCGGCGACATCGAGCGCGTGATGTTCGCCAACGCCGTCTTCAAGGCCCGCGCGCGCGGTCTCGGCCGGATCCCCCCGGAATGGATCGAGTTCTTCGGCGTCACGGGGACGACCGCCCGCGCCGCCGGCGTCCGCCGGGACGTCCGGCGCGACGCCCCCTACCTCGTCTACGACGAGCTCGCATTCGAGCCGATCGTCGGAACGCGGTCGGACGTCTACGAACGGTCGCTCCTGCGCAAGGAGGAGATCCTCCTCGCCGTCCGCCTCGTCCGCGAGATCCTCGCGCGGATGCCGCGCGGCCCGGTGCGCGAGCGCCTGCCCAACCCGCTGCACTGGCGGATCCCCGCGGGCGAGACCTACGTCCGCGCCGAGAGCGGGCGCGGGGAATACGGATACTACCTGGTCGCCGACGGCACGGCATACCCCCGGCGGGTCTGCGTGCGCGGCGCGAGCTACACGCACGCGATGGCCCTCCTCGAGGAGCTGGCCGTCGGCGTCAGCGTGGCGGACGTGGCGGGGCTGATGGCCTCGCTGCAGACCTGTCCGCCCGAGATCGAGAGATAG
- the nuoB gene encoding NADH-quinone oxidoreductase subunit NuoB: MAELFCDARPQAVDPAANRVVRAFYNWAQANSLFILAFGTGCGAIELRPLFTARYDISRYGIMPRPTPRQSGLFIIGGYASIKTMKRIIRSYEQMQNPKFVMGLGSCTVNGGMYWDSYNTINRLDYYLPVDVYVAGCMPRPESLIAGFGRLKTLIREGRAEGANRYAENFDWYKANQKRIIKDWNMPEYNW, translated from the coding sequence ATGGCCGAGCTCTTCTGCGACGCCAGGCCGCAGGCGGTCGATCCGGCCGCCAACCGCGTCGTGCGCGCCTTCTACAACTGGGCCCAGGCGAACTCCCTCTTCATCCTCGCCTTCGGCACGGGATGCGGGGCGATCGAGCTGCGGCCGCTCTTCACGGCGCGCTACGACATCTCGCGCTACGGGATCATGCCGCGGCCGACGCCGCGCCAGTCGGGGCTCTTCATCATCGGCGGCTACGCGTCGATCAAGACGATGAAGCGGATCATCCGGTCGTACGAACAGATGCAGAACCCGAAGTTCGTCATGGGTCTCGGCTCCTGCACGGTGAACGGCGGGATGTACTGGGACTCCTACAACACGATCAACCGGCTCGACTACTACCTTCCCGTGGACGTCTACGTGGCCGGGTGCATGCCGCGCCCCGAGTCGCTGATCGCGGGATTCGGCCGGCTCAAGACGCTGATCCGCGAGGGCAGGGCCGAGGGGGCCAACCGGTACGCCGAGAACTTCGACTGGTACAAGGCGAACCAGAAGCGGATCATCAAGGACTGGAACATGCCGGAGTACAACTGGTAG
- a CDS encoding helix-turn-helix transcriptional regulator, protein METRKLYNRIAVLRKERGVSRRELADRIGVNVQTVGYLEREEYNPSLDLALRISEFFGLPVDLVFSTEPMRALSEELLDYRNRGGNSR, encoded by the coding sequence ATGGAAACGCGGAAGCTGTACAACCGGATCGCCGTCCTCCGCAAGGAACGCGGCGTCTCGCGCCGGGAGCTGGCCGACCGGATCGGCGTCAACGTCCAGACCGTCGGCTACCTCGAGCGCGAAGAATACAACCCGAGCCTCGATCTCGCCCTGCGCATCAGCGAATTCTTCGGCCTGCCAGTCGACCTGGTCTTCTCGACGGAGCCGATGCGGGCGCTGAGCGAGGAATTGCTCGACTACCGGAACCGGGGAGGGAATTCTCGATGA
- a CDS encoding NADH-quinone oxidoreductase subunit H encodes MTYWLAAVGRAIVSLFFIMNVGLLTFGVVGRIVARVHGRIGPPVWQPYVNIVKTISMRTAVSHGVMFYLGPVFRITGGVGLYLLIPAVHGSTWLGNFHFTGDLILVVYFIFFGMLGMALGAAESGHPYSAMGVMRGLTQVTASEVPFAFAIIALAARHHSLSITEIVAAQQGGLLHWNLFVAPVATAAGLFSLLGMMMQSPFDIHLAPQEIPIGPPTEFHSSYLALLQTNRSIFATAKLVLFVNLFFGGATSIVALVVKVFVLFLFPVAVGVVFPRYRVEQSVRWFLGVPTAIGIAAVLIETF; translated from the coding sequence ATGACGTACTGGCTCGCCGCCGTCGGACGGGCGATCGTCTCGCTCTTCTTCATCATGAACGTCGGCCTTCTCACCTTCGGGGTCGTCGGGCGCATCGTCGCGCGCGTCCACGGCCGCATCGGGCCGCCGGTCTGGCAGCCCTACGTCAACATCGTCAAGACGATCTCGATGCGGACCGCCGTGTCGCACGGCGTGATGTTCTATCTCGGACCGGTCTTCCGCATCACCGGCGGCGTGGGCCTCTACCTGCTCATTCCCGCCGTCCACGGCTCGACGTGGCTGGGGAACTTCCACTTCACGGGCGACCTCATCCTCGTCGTCTACTTCATCTTCTTCGGCATGCTCGGCATGGCGCTCGGCGCCGCCGAGAGCGGGCACCCCTACTCGGCCATGGGGGTCATGCGCGGGCTCACCCAGGTGACCGCATCGGAGGTCCCCTTCGCATTCGCGATCATCGCGCTGGCCGCCCGGCACCACAGCCTCTCGATCACGGAGATCGTCGCCGCGCAGCAGGGCGGGCTGCTGCACTGGAACCTCTTCGTCGCGCCGGTGGCGACGGCGGCGGGGCTCTTCTCGCTGCTCGGGATGATGATGCAGTCGCCCTTCGACATCCATCTCGCCCCGCAGGAGATCCCGATCGGCCCGCCGACGGAGTTCCACAGCTCGTACCTGGCGCTCCTGCAGACCAACCGCTCGATCTTCGCCACGGCGAAGCTCGTGCTCTTCGTGAACCTCTTCTTCGGCGGCGCGACGTCGATCGTCGCGCTCGTCGTGAAGGTGTTCGTCCTCTTCCTCTTCCCGGTGGCCGTGGGGGTCGTCTTTCCCCGCTACCGGGTGGAACAATCGGTGCGATGGTTCCTCGGCGTGCCGACGGCGATCGGCATCGCCGCGGTGCTGATCGAGACCTTCTGA
- a CDS encoding NADH-quinone oxidoreductase subunit F translates to MVNPILIVALPLGAAFLLPLAARLGKAASAALFYAALLAVAAIAGQWTYILVAAGGDAARIFTAGARPPLSIELAMGPVEAALVFGAALVALAGSVYMHREMEGPRDRALVLLFVLGASGIVMTRDVFNLFVFLEILSISSYALVAADGSRRATAAAFKYAVAGSIASIAFLLGTILLYAQTGTLGLDGMIARGAAGPAIFLLMLALVVEMKQFPANGWALDVYESARPGVAALISAAGSGAVFFALWKALPLAGEAWRLTVAIAGGTTFVVSGFMGLRQGGARRLLGYSSIGQMGLLLLVAGLATRLGAGAAVVAGALFLNHLLAKAGLFWLAGLVDGDRLECWSALGRRPAMLAFFGLFVLALVGMPPFAGFWGKWSLVTALAGTGRGWMWTVLLGSLLEAAYLFRWLGMAARREPAEAAPAGGPLRLAPIGLFAAIALLLGPIFAHGATPRAGQLIAAFPGGAAPWCPFARLVSPAVFAAGEAIRAWPGAFHLPWIIAGLLAALGGLPARLRAALAIAAVAGIGALVVPQLTGLPLVFAAFFAGGGLVLSIALFSRRTADAGLFPLVVLMLGSLIFLPASQNTLQFFFAWEMMTLSSYLLVLRGRRAEKAALSYALFSIGGAFLALAGFAIAFASTGGDASLAAVAAAGTRSFGLVAAGMLVKLAAIGVHVWAPGTYAETEDDVTPLFSGLLSKAGIAGLVLFGATAGSMRAGPIDPWTILGWIGALTAFFATLYAVFQEDAKRLLAWSSVGQVGYIVLGLAAMSHLGWVAALYHTVNHFLFKALLFLAIAGVIRRTGTRLMYEMGGLIKRMPFSFVSVLLGIIALSGVPPLTGFGGKWLLYEALIERGWLLQTGVAFMASTIAFLYCFRLIHAIFLGQPKPRFRSVKRAPLALLVPQYLLIAAIMLVSFFPKTLLSPLSAAVAGRFPETLSWSGQTATSSLGHWNATILMIMVMTVFALSLVYLMLILPRPQKVRQFNIVYASERPDRPETTHYAWRFFAPYERAMAPVLRPLVRRFWESVAEWALTAGGALRQVYTGNAQTYAIFILLQGAILWLISRGVAR, encoded by the coding sequence ATGGTGAACCCGATCCTCATCGTCGCCCTGCCGCTCGGCGCGGCCTTCCTCCTGCCACTCGCGGCGAGGCTCGGCAAAGCCGCGTCCGCAGCGCTTTTCTACGCCGCCCTCCTCGCCGTCGCGGCGATCGCCGGGCAGTGGACGTACATCCTCGTCGCCGCGGGCGGCGATGCGGCGCGGATCTTCACCGCGGGAGCCCGCCCGCCCCTCTCGATCGAGCTCGCCATGGGACCGGTCGAGGCGGCGCTCGTCTTCGGCGCCGCTCTCGTCGCCCTCGCCGGGAGCGTGTACATGCACCGCGAGATGGAGGGGCCGCGCGACCGGGCCCTCGTGCTCCTCTTCGTCCTCGGCGCGTCGGGGATCGTGATGACGCGCGACGTCTTCAACCTCTTCGTCTTCCTCGAGATCCTCTCGATATCGAGCTACGCCCTCGTCGCCGCGGACGGTTCCCGGCGGGCGACGGCGGCGGCCTTCAAGTACGCGGTGGCGGGAAGCATCGCCTCGATCGCCTTCCTGCTCGGGACGATCCTCCTCTACGCGCAGACCGGCACGCTCGGCCTCGACGGGATGATCGCCCGGGGGGCGGCCGGCCCGGCAATCTTCCTCCTCATGCTCGCGCTCGTCGTCGAGATGAAGCAGTTTCCGGCCAACGGCTGGGCGCTCGACGTCTACGAGTCGGCGCGCCCCGGCGTGGCGGCGCTGATCTCCGCCGCGGGATCGGGGGCGGTTTTCTTCGCCCTCTGGAAAGCGCTGCCGCTGGCGGGGGAGGCCTGGCGGCTGACCGTCGCGATCGCGGGGGGAACGACCTTCGTCGTCTCCGGTTTCATGGGTCTCCGCCAGGGCGGCGCGCGCCGGCTGCTCGGCTATTCCTCGATCGGCCAGATGGGCCTGCTGCTTCTCGTCGCCGGCCTCGCCACCCGGCTCGGCGCGGGGGCGGCGGTCGTCGCGGGCGCCCTCTTCCTGAACCACCTCCTCGCGAAGGCCGGGCTCTTCTGGCTCGCCGGCCTCGTCGACGGCGACCGGCTCGAGTGCTGGAGCGCCCTCGGGCGGCGCCCGGCGATGCTCGCCTTCTTCGGACTCTTTGTGCTCGCCCTCGTCGGGATGCCCCCCTTCGCCGGCTTCTGGGGCAAGTGGTCGCTCGTCACCGCGCTCGCCGGCACGGGCCGCGGGTGGATGTGGACCGTCCTTCTCGGTTCCCTGCTCGAGGCGGCCTACCTCTTCAGGTGGCTCGGGATGGCCGCGCGCCGGGAGCCCGCGGAGGCGGCGCCGGCCGGCGGCCCGCTCCGCCTGGCGCCGATCGGGCTCTTCGCCGCGATCGCCCTGCTGCTCGGCCCGATCTTCGCCCACGGCGCCACGCCGCGCGCCGGGCAGCTCATCGCGGCATTCCCCGGGGGCGCGGCCCCGTGGTGCCCCTTCGCGCGCCTGGTTTCGCCGGCCGTCTTCGCGGCGGGCGAGGCGATCCGCGCATGGCCGGGCGCCTTCCACCTGCCGTGGATCATCGCCGGCCTCCTCGCCGCGCTCGGCGGGCTGCCGGCCCGCCTGCGCGCCGCGCTCGCCATCGCCGCCGTCGCGGGGATCGGCGCGCTCGTCGTCCCGCAGCTCACCGGCCTGCCCCTCGTCTTCGCCGCCTTCTTCGCGGGCGGCGGGCTCGTCCTCTCGATCGCGCTTTTCTCGCGGCGCACGGCCGACGCGGGGCTCTTCCCGCTCGTCGTCCTGATGCTCGGCTCCTTGATCTTCCTTCCCGCCTCGCAAAACACGCTGCAGTTCTTCTTCGCATGGGAGATGATGACCCTCTCCTCCTACCTGCTCGTCCTCCGCGGGCGGCGGGCGGAGAAGGCGGCCCTCTCCTACGCGCTCTTCTCGATCGGCGGGGCCTTCCTCGCCCTCGCCGGCTTCGCGATCGCCTTCGCGTCGACCGGGGGAGACGCCTCCCTCGCCGCCGTCGCCGCCGCCGGAACGCGTTCCTTCGGGCTCGTGGCGGCGGGGATGCTCGTCAAGCTCGCCGCGATCGGCGTCCACGTCTGGGCCCCGGGAACCTACGCCGAGACGGAGGACGACGTGACGCCCCTCTTCTCGGGGCTCCTCTCCAAGGCGGGGATCGCCGGGCTCGTCCTCTTCGGCGCCACGGCCGGATCGATGCGCGCCGGGCCGATCGACCCGTGGACGATCCTCGGGTGGATCGGGGCGCTGACCGCCTTCTTCGCCACCCTCTACGCGGTCTTCCAGGAGGACGCCAAGCGGCTCCTCGCCTGGTCGAGCGTCGGCCAGGTCGGCTACATCGTGCTCGGGCTCGCCGCGATGAGCCACCTCGGCTGGGTCGCCGCCCTCTATCACACGGTCAACCACTTCCTCTTCAAGGCGCTGCTCTTCCTCGCGATCGCCGGCGTCATCCGGCGGACGGGGACGCGCCTGATGTACGAGATGGGCGGCCTCATCAAGCGGATGCCCTTCTCGTTCGTCTCGGTCCTCCTGGGGATCATCGCCCTCTCCGGCGTGCCCCCCCTGACCGGCTTCGGCGGGAAGTGGCTCCTCTACGAGGCGCTGATCGAGCGCGGCTGGCTCCTCCAGACCGGCGTGGCCTTCATGGCGAGCACGATCGCCTTCCTCTACTGCTTCCGCCTGATCCACGCGATCTTCCTCGGCCAGCCGAAACCGCGGTTCCGCTCGGTAAAGCGGGCCCCGCTCGCCCTGCTCGTGCCGCAGTACCTGCTGATCGCGGCGATCATGCTCGTCTCCTTCTTCCCGAAGACGCTCCTTTCCCCGCTCTCCGCGGCGGTCGCCGGCCGTTTCCCCGAGACACTCTCGTGGAGCGGACAGACGGCGACGAGCTCGCTCGGCCACTGGAACGCGACGATCCTCATGATCATGGTGATGACCGTCTTCGCCCTCTCCCTCGTCTACCTGATGCTGATCCTGCCCCGCCCGCAAAAGGTCAGGCAGTTCAACATCGTCTACGCGTCCGAGCGCCCCGACCGCCCCGAGACGACCCACTACGCGTGGCGCTTCTTCGCTCCCTACGAGCGGGCGATGGCTCCCGTCCTCAGGCCCCTCGTCAGGCGGTTCTGGGAATCCGTCGCCGAGTGGGCGCTGACGGCCGGCGGCGCGCTCCGGCAGGTCTACACGGGGAACGCGCAGACATACGCGATCTTCATCCTCCTCCAGGGGGCGATCCTGTGGCTCATCTCGCGGGGGGTGGCGCGATGA